From the Acidovorax sp. NCPPB 3576 genome, the window GCGCATATTTCTCGAGCTTGGCCGGGTCCATCCACACGCGCATGGCGTAGGGCGTGCCCAGCGTGGCCACGTCGCCCACGCCGTCGATGCGGCTGATGACGTCCACCAGGTTGCTGGAGATGTAGTCGCCGATGTCCACCTGCGTCACGCTCGGGTCGGGCGAGGTGAAGGTGACGATCATCAGGTAGTCGTTGCCGCCCTTGGTGACGGTGACGCCCCGGCTCTGCACCGCGGGCGGCAGGCGCGACATGGCCTGCTGCAGCTTGTTTTGCACCTGCACCTGCGCCACGTCGATGTTGGTGCCGGCATTGAAGGTGAGCGTGGTGCGCGAGCCGCCCGAGGCATCGCTGGTCGAGCCCATGTAGATCAGGTTGTCGAGGCCCTTGAGCTGCTGCTCGATCACCTGCGTGACCGATTCCTCCACCGTCTTGGCCGAGGCGCCGGTGTAGGTGGCGCTGATGGACACGCGCGGCGGCGCGATGTTGGGGTACTGCTCCAGCGGCAATGTCTTGATGGACATCGCCCCCGCCAGCATGATGACGATGGCGATGACCCACGCGAAGATGGGCCGGTTGATGAAGAACTGTGCCATGGCGGGCGGTCCTTCAGCGGGCGGCCGGGGCCGCAGCGCCGGATGCCGCGGGTGCCGCAGCCGGTGCGGCCGAGGACGCCGAGGACGCGCCGCCTGCCGGGGCTGCCGCCGCCTTGGCCGCCACCTCCACCGGCTTGACCGTGTCGCCCACCTTCACGCGCTGCAACCCGTCCACCACCACGCGGTCGCCGGCGGCCAGGCCCCCCACGGCCTGCCAGCGGTTGCCCACGGCGGCCTCGACCTGGATCTTGCGGCGCTCGACCTTGTTCTCGGCATTGACCAGCAGCACGCTGGCGTTGCCGGCGGTGTCGCGCGTCACGCCCTGCTGGGGCACGAGCAGGGCCTGCTCGTTCACGCCTGTCTCCAGCACGGCGCGCACGTACATGCCGGGCATCAGCAGGCCGTCCGGGTTGGGGAACACCGCGCGCAGGGTGACCGCGCCGGTGGCGGGGTTCACCGTGACGCCACTGAACTGCAGCCGGCCGGCCTGGGCGTAGGTGCTGCCGTCCTCCAGCTTGAGCGCCACGCGCGCCTGGCCTTCGCCCGCGCGCTGAAAGCGCCCCTTGGCCAGGTCGGTCTTCAGGCGCAGCACGTCGGTGCTGGACTGGGTCACGTCCACGTAGAGCGGGTCGATCTGAGAGATGGTGGTGAGCGCCGTGGTCTGGTTGGCCGTGACCAGTGCGCCCGGCGTCACGGCCGAGGTGGTGGTGCGGCCCGAGATGGGCGCCTTGATGCGGGTGTAGCCCAGGTTGATGCGGGCGTTCTCGACCGCCGCGCGGTTCACGGCCAGGTCCGAGCGGGCCTGCACCAGCACCGCCTGGCTGTCGTCATACACCTGGCGGCTGATCGCATCGATCTTGACCAGCTCGGCATTGCGACGCGCGTTGGTCTCGGCCGTGCCCACGGTGGCCTGCGCCTTGCCCAGCGACGCTTCGGCGCTCGCCAACGCCACCTCGAAGGGCGAGGCATCCAGCTGGTACAGCACCTGGCCGGCCTTCACGTCCGCCCCTTCGGTGAAGAGCCGCTTTTGCACGATGCCGCCCACCTGCGGCCGGATCTCGGCCACCAGGAAGGCGCTGGTGCGCCCGGGCAGCTCGGTGGTGATCGACTGCCGCTCGGGCTGGATCGTGACCACGCCGGCTTCCACCGGGGCGCGCGGCGCAGGCTGCTTGGCGGCCTTGTCCGAACACCCGGCCACCGCGAAGGCGGCGGCCAGCACGGCGGCGCCTGCCCAGCGCAGGGCGGCGGGTGTGGCGGACGTGGGGGTGAATGCGAGAGAGGGCCGTGGGGCGAGGGCAGCGGGGGCGGCGGGCAGCGAGCGTGTGGCGGATCGTGAGGAATTCATGGGCGAGGCGCGGCTTTCGTTGTGGCGAGCATTCTGACGGTCAATTGAAAAGATCGTGTGAAGCTGTAGCAGTCAGGAAAACCCGCTCGGGCGGGCCCCGTGTCCGGACCTTGCAACCTTCATGCCGCCTGCTGTCCCCCGGCGGGCACGGTGCCAGCAGGAGCGGCCACCGGGGGCGCTGGCAGCGGAGTGTGAAGCCGCGGTCCGGCGCCATGCCGAGGGCCTGCCGGTGTCGCGGCGGTTTTCTGTGGGGCGGAACGGTGTTTTTGGGGCAAAAAGGGCTCTATGCCGCCGTATTTATTGCCTTTGTTGCTATTAAATAAATAGCAAATGGGTGGCTTGTAAACGACTGCCCCGCGTCTGCGGGGCCCTGCGCTCTTGACCCAGATCAAGCCTCGGCCGAAAGCTTTCCACAAGCCGGGATGCCGCCCCTACCATCGGCCGCACTGCTCCCAAGACAGTGGCCTGCGGCGCCGTGCCGCACCGTCTATGCGAGACAAAGCTTCTTCTCCAGAAAGGCTTCCCATGCGAAGAAATCTTCCGGTCAGCACGCAGGAATACCCGTTTCCTTCCGGCGAGACCCTGGTGTCCACCACCGACCTGAAAGGGCGCATCCTCTACTGCAACCCGATGTTCATCGAGGTGAGCGGCTACGAGCGCGATGCCCTGCTGGGCCAGCCCCACAACCTGATCCGCCACCCCGACATGCCCGAGGAGGCCTTTCGCGACATGTGGGACACCATCGGCCAGGGCCGGCCCTGGTCGGCCGCGGTGAAGAACCGGCGCAGGAACGGCGATTTCTATTGGGTGATGGCCAACGTCACCCCGCTGATGGAGGGCGACCGCCCCGTGGGCTACCTGTCGGTGCGCACCGAGGCCACCCCCGAGCAGGTGCAGGCGGCCGATGCGCTCTATGCCCGCATGCGCGCCGAGACCGAGGCCGGCCGTCCGGTGCATGCGCTGCGCGCGGGCCGCGTGGTGCGCCTGACGCCGATGGGCCGCATCGCCGAGTGGAC encodes:
- a CDS encoding efflux RND transporter periplasmic adaptor subunit; translated protein: MNSSRSATRSLPAAPAALAPRPSLAFTPTSATPAALRWAGAAVLAAAFAVAGCSDKAAKQPAPRAPVEAGVVTIQPERQSITTELPGRTSAFLVAEIRPQVGGIVQKRLFTEGADVKAGQVLYQLDASPFEVALASAEASLGKAQATVGTAETNARRNAELVKIDAISRQVYDDSQAVLVQARSDLAVNRAAVENARINLGYTRIKAPISGRTTTSAVTPGALVTANQTTALTTISQIDPLYVDVTQSSTDVLRLKTDLAKGRFQRAGEGQARVALKLEDGSTYAQAGRLQFSGVTVNPATGAVTLRAVFPNPDGLLMPGMYVRAVLETGVNEQALLVPQQGVTRDTAGNASVLLVNAENKVERRKIQVEAAVGNRWQAVGGLAAGDRVVVDGLQRVKVGDTVKPVEVAAKAAAAPAGGASSASSAAPAAAPAASGAAAPAAR